A genomic region of Roseateles amylovorans contains the following coding sequences:
- a CDS encoding restriction endonuclease subunit S, with amino-acid sequence MQAPILFSDLIAETKDGEWGEGQEAPGHVLCDVIRGTDFASLNAPSLELPQRWVPEHLVVRKALEADDILIETAGGTAKQSTGRTALVTKEFLASRGDRPVLCSSFARHLRVDRDKVQPVYLYYVLQALYVSGYMGVFNLQHTGVARFQFTAFRTKTRLALHEKAAQPKIAATLKSYDDLIANNQRRIALLESMAEEIYREWFVRMRFPGYATAAHERGMPLGWQASTATEMVQVLGGGTPSTEVSQYWGGDIPFFSPKDSHDGAYCLQTEQSITELGLENCASRRFPKDTIFITARGTVGNLVLAGEPMAMNQSCYALVPKIDKKPYFVFAGLRCAVNVIKGVSNSGVFDNVVMDTFKIIPLINPGFALRDRYNEVAEPIFEQSLMLRRANTRLRATRDALLPRLISGKLRVDALDIQFPPSMQPPPAEAAPREAINS; translated from the coding sequence ATGCAAGCGCCAATCCTGTTTTCTGACCTCATTGCCGAGACCAAGGATGGCGAGTGGGGGGAAGGCCAAGAGGCGCCAGGGCATGTGCTCTGCGACGTCATTCGCGGGACTGACTTCGCCAGTCTGAACGCTCCGAGCCTTGAGCTACCTCAACGCTGGGTCCCTGAGCACTTGGTCGTGCGCAAGGCTCTCGAGGCCGATGACATCCTCATCGAAACAGCTGGCGGTACTGCCAAGCAATCGACAGGCAGAACTGCACTCGTCACCAAGGAGTTCTTGGCGTCTCGGGGAGATCGCCCGGTATTGTGTTCGAGCTTTGCTCGGCATTTGCGCGTTGACCGAGACAAAGTCCAGCCCGTCTACCTTTACTACGTACTCCAGGCGCTTTACGTCTCCGGGTACATGGGCGTCTTCAATCTTCAGCACACAGGGGTTGCCCGGTTCCAGTTCACTGCCTTCAGGACAAAGACGCGGCTAGCGCTCCACGAGAAAGCCGCCCAGCCCAAGATCGCGGCGACGCTCAAGAGCTACGACGACCTGATCGCCAACAACCAGCGCCGCATCGCCTTGCTGGAGTCCATGGCCGAAGAGATCTACCGCGAGTGGTTTGTGCGGATGCGGTTTCCTGGATATGCAACGGCTGCACACGAGCGAGGAATGCCTTTGGGTTGGCAGGCATCAACGGCCACCGAGATGGTGCAGGTTCTAGGTGGTGGCACGCCGAGCACGGAGGTCAGCCAATACTGGGGTGGTGATATCCCCTTCTTCTCTCCGAAGGATTCGCATGACGGTGCGTATTGCTTGCAGACTGAACAGAGCATCACCGAACTGGGCTTGGAAAATTGCGCATCCAGGCGCTTTCCGAAGGACACGATCTTCATCACCGCACGGGGGACGGTCGGCAACCTAGTGTTGGCCGGTGAGCCGATGGCCATGAACCAGTCCTGCTACGCGCTGGTCCCCAAGATCGACAAGAAGCCGTACTTCGTGTTCGCCGGGCTCAGGTGCGCAGTCAATGTGATCAAAGGGGTCTCGAACTCTGGCGTCTTCGACAACGTGGTCATGGACACCTTCAAGATCATTCCACTGATCAATCCTGGCTTCGCCCTTCGTGACAGGTACAACGAAGTAGCTGAGCCGATTTTTGAGCAGTCGCTCATGCTGCGCCGGGCCAACACCCGCTTACGCGCTACCCGTGACGCCCTGCTCCCCCGCCTGATCTCCGGCAAACTCCGCGTCGATGCGTTAGACATCCAGTTCCCGCCCAGCATGCAGCCGCCGCCCGCAGAGGCCGCGCCGCGTGAGGCGATAAACAGTTAA
- a CDS encoding type I restriction-modification system subunit M: MNRDQLKRLETDLWIAADKLRANSDLKASEYSTPVLGLIFLKFADNKYRQHEAAIDQEYAKLKGTRAERSEQDIAIERCGFYLKPQARYDYLLNLPEKENIAKAIRAAMASIENTKPELLGVLPQEEYDRFTRSPKNQHIPKDLLKLFSDIPVDASGDVFGQIYEYFLANFALSEGQGGGEFFTPRSVVKLMTEIIEPHGGKVFDPACGSGGMFVQSAEFIHQHQADKAADLDVFVCGTEKTLETVKLAKMNLAVNNLRGDIKQANTYYEDPFNAFGAFDYVMANPPFNVDDVTLDAVEKDRRFNTYGVPRNKTKAKAVGGKDGKEKAVETVPNGNYLWINLFATSLKPGGRAALVMANSASDARHSEADIRQTLIGQNLIYGMLTLPSNLFYTVTLPATLWFFDKGKTDEKVLFIDARNIFTQVDRAHRELSDEQIQNIALIPRLHKGRRQEFVDQVDRYLHQGMAQLKDAAEHLPALSERLLSVLAEEAADAQTNQAARDAIDALQAQWGQLAPLAQAQDQHERTRGQKHSVDERNKTQHLLRAQFTPFFTGLHAAVKALDKAIREMDKRKAEAAKADGKRATANRQTKGVKAAVQALHDELKAAELYYQHVSWLQERFPQAAYEDVTGLCKLASREEMAEQDWSLNPGRYVGVVIEEDGKTEEEFLADLAVARDQLQELSDVASALQRTIAENVSTVLGEEQQT; encoded by the coding sequence ATGAATCGTGACCAACTAAAAAGACTAGAAACTGACCTCTGGATTGCCGCCGACAAGCTCCGCGCCAATTCCGACCTCAAGGCCAGCGAGTACAGCACCCCCGTCCTGGGCCTGATCTTCCTCAAGTTCGCCGATAACAAGTACCGTCAGCACGAAGCGGCCATCGACCAGGAGTACGCCAAGCTCAAGGGCACGCGAGCCGAGCGCAGCGAGCAAGACATCGCCATCGAGAGGTGCGGCTTCTACCTGAAGCCCCAGGCCCGCTACGACTACCTGCTGAACCTGCCCGAGAAGGAAAACATCGCCAAGGCCATCCGCGCCGCGATGGCCAGCATCGAGAACACCAAGCCAGAGCTGCTGGGCGTGCTCCCGCAGGAGGAGTACGACCGCTTCACACGCAGCCCCAAGAACCAGCACATCCCCAAGGATCTGCTCAAGCTGTTCTCCGACATCCCGGTGGATGCCTCGGGCGACGTGTTCGGCCAGATCTATGAATACTTCCTCGCCAACTTCGCGCTCAGCGAGGGCCAGGGCGGCGGCGAATTCTTCACGCCGCGCTCCGTCGTCAAGCTGATGACCGAGATCATCGAGCCCCATGGCGGTAAGGTCTTCGACCCGGCTTGCGGCTCCGGCGGCATGTTCGTGCAGTCGGCCGAGTTCATCCACCAGCACCAGGCCGACAAGGCCGCTGATCTGGACGTCTTCGTCTGCGGCACCGAGAAGACGTTGGAGACGGTGAAGCTCGCCAAGATGAACCTCGCCGTGAACAACCTCCGCGGCGACATCAAGCAGGCCAACACCTATTACGAGGACCCCTTCAACGCCTTCGGCGCCTTCGACTACGTGATGGCCAACCCGCCGTTCAACGTGGACGACGTGACGCTGGACGCCGTGGAGAAGGACCGCCGCTTCAACACCTACGGCGTGCCCCGCAACAAGACCAAGGCCAAAGCAGTGGGCGGCAAGGACGGCAAGGAAAAAGCCGTCGAGACCGTTCCCAACGGCAACTACCTCTGGATCAACCTCTTCGCCACTTCGCTCAAACCCGGTGGCCGCGCCGCGCTGGTGATGGCCAACTCGGCCAGCGATGCCCGCCACTCCGAGGCCGACATCCGCCAGACGCTCATCGGGCAGAACCTCATCTACGGCATGCTCACGCTGCCGTCCAACCTGTTCTACACCGTCACGCTGCCGGCCACGCTGTGGTTCTTCGACAAGGGCAAGACCGATGAAAAGGTGCTGTTCATCGACGCCCGCAACATCTTCACGCAGGTGGACCGCGCCCACCGCGAGCTGAGCGACGAGCAGATTCAGAACATCGCCCTCATCCCCCGCCTGCACAAGGGCCGCCGCCAGGAGTTCGTGGACCAGGTGGACCGCTACCTGCATCAAGGTATGGCGCAACTCAAGGACGCGGCCGAGCACCTGCCTGCCTTGAGCGAACGCCTGCTTTCCGTGCTGGCTGAAGAAGCGGCCGATGCCCAGACCAACCAGGCCGCGCGCGACGCCATCGACGCGCTGCAGGCGCAGTGGGGCCAGCTCGCTCCGCTGGCACAGGCCCAGGACCAGCACGAACGCACCCGCGGCCAGAAGCACAGCGTGGACGAGCGCAACAAAACCCAGCACCTGCTGCGTGCCCAGTTCACGCCCTTCTTCACCGGCCTGCACGCAGCGGTGAAGGCGCTGGACAAGGCCATCCGGGAGATGGACAAGCGCAAGGCCGAGGCCGCAAAGGCGGATGGCAAGCGCGCCACCGCTAACCGCCAGACCAAGGGCGTGAAGGCGGCGGTGCAGGCTCTGCACGATGAGTTGAAGGCCGCCGAGCTGTACTACCAGCATGTGAGCTGGCTGCAGGAGCGCTTCCCCCAGGCCGCCTACGAAGACGTCACAGGCCTGTGCAAGCTCGCCAGCCGCGAGGAGATGGCCGAGCAGGATTGGTCGCTAAACCCCGGCCGGTATGTAGGGGTGGTGATTGAGGAAGACGGGAAGACGGAGGAGGAGTTCCTGGCGGACCTCGCCGTCGCTCGCGATCAGCTTCAGGAACTGAGTGATGTCGCAAGCGCGCTTCAGCGCACCATCGCCGAAAACGTCTCGACCGTGTTGGGCGAGGAACAGCAAACGTGA
- a CDS encoding CesT family type III secretion system chaperone has protein sequence MSYDRYCQLIRELCEVVELPDAETAIARNAIEVEGFEVLLGHYDNDPEAMYLNFTFGSVTSGRSLRVFRLMLEANLTLYAQDQAQLGLDADTGLVLLIVRIPMTHDTDGVYLADTFNHYAEHGRYWRENILVAEDEMFESLSHGDYAWLRV, from the coding sequence ATGAGCTACGACCGCTATTGCCAACTGATCCGCGAGCTGTGCGAGGTGGTGGAACTGCCCGATGCCGAGACCGCCATCGCCCGCAATGCCATCGAGGTCGAGGGCTTCGAGGTGCTGCTTGGGCATTACGACAACGACCCGGAGGCGATGTACCTGAACTTCACCTTCGGCAGCGTCACCTCCGGCCGCAGCCTGCGGGTGTTTCGGCTGATGCTGGAAGCCAATCTCACGCTGTATGCGCAGGACCAGGCGCAGCTTGGCCTGGATGCCGATACCGGCCTGGTGCTGCTGATCGTGCGCATTCCCATGACGCACGATACGGATGGCGTGTATCTGGCGGACACCTTCAACCATTACGCGGAGCACGGCCGGTACTGGAGGGAGAACATCCTTGTTGCCGAAGACGAGATGTTCGAGAGCCTGAGCCACGGCGATTACGCGTGGCTGCGGGTGTGA
- the sctS gene encoding type III secretion system export apparatus subunit SctS, whose translation MNYDVIVQLTSEALMMCVVLSLPAVVVSAVIGLLVSFFQAITSLQDSSISQGIKLLAVTGVVVLTAPWAGSTLMKFSENLFAAVFQT comes from the coding sequence ATGAACTATGACGTGATCGTCCAACTGACGTCTGAAGCGCTGATGATGTGTGTGGTGCTGTCGCTGCCGGCGGTGGTGGTGTCGGCGGTGATCGGCCTGCTGGTGTCGTTCTTCCAGGCCATCACTTCGCTGCAGGATTCGAGCATCTCGCAGGGCATCAAGCTGCTGGCGGTGACCGGCGTGGTCGTGTTGACCGCGCCCTGGGCCGGCTCGACGCTGATGAAGTTCTCGGAAAATCTCTTCGCCGCCGTGTTCCAGACATGA
- the sctR gene encoding type III secretion system export apparatus subunit SctR, which produces MTPLSQADPVSLFLVLLALAALPFAAMVVTSYTKISIVLGLLRNAIGVQQVPPNMVLNGVAIIISCYIMAPVFIEASKGLTSPSAQSSSTQTLMQAADSAREPFRKFLDQHAEEREKQFFLKSAAIIWPADQAAALKKDDLIVLAPAFLLSELTAAFRIGFLLYLAFIVIDIVIANVLLAMGLSQVTPSNVAIPFKLLLFVTLDGWSRLVHGLVLTYR; this is translated from the coding sequence ATGACGCCGCTGTCGCAAGCTGATCCCGTCTCACTGTTCCTGGTGCTGCTGGCGCTGGCGGCGCTGCCGTTCGCCGCCATGGTGGTGACGTCCTACACCAAGATCTCGATCGTGCTGGGTCTGCTGCGCAATGCCATCGGCGTTCAGCAGGTGCCGCCCAACATGGTGCTCAACGGCGTGGCGATCATCATCTCCTGCTACATCATGGCGCCGGTGTTCATCGAGGCGTCCAAGGGCCTGACCTCGCCGTCGGCGCAGAGCTCCAGCACCCAGACCCTGATGCAGGCGGCGGACTCGGCCCGCGAGCCTTTCCGGAAGTTCCTCGACCAGCATGCGGAGGAGCGGGAGAAGCAGTTCTTCCTGAAGTCGGCCGCCATCATCTGGCCGGCTGACCAGGCCGCCGCGCTGAAGAAGGATGACCTGATCGTGCTCGCCCCGGCCTTCCTGCTCAGCGAGCTGACGGCGGCTTTCCGCATCGGCTTCCTGCTCTACCTGGCCTTCATCGTGATCGACATCGTGATCGCCAATGTGCTGCTGGCCATGGGTTTGTCGCAGGTCACGCCCAGCAATGTGGCGATCCCGTTCAAGCTGCTGTTGTTCGTCACGCTGGATGGCTGGTCGCGACTGGTGCATGGCCTGGTGCTGACCTACCGATGA
- the sctQ gene encoding type III secretion system cytoplasmic ring protein SctQ, with amino-acid sequence MTRPSPPAAPLTGRLPASTPGQALLSRLAFDARFSRWLSETLRHPSVSVSRRASGGRWRLSCDSDHGRFSLAVDIADWPALQLAVAMDDAADACAVLTVLLAPWAEALAPALGTVRVAAVAPIDGPSPEVAVVSFGDLRIGWHDADADLLDRLSLLCLRPGVTDIQPFAALPLRSRLRLLARSLPRAVLQSLRIGDVVLAGDQAPLLLCGVGRTLQARVHIHPKEFTVHVAESPYVAEDPGVPDAPAASASTLDELQLPVAFELDTARVSLADLANMAPGYAVELDVPLAEAAVRLICHGQTLGHGQLIAIGDRLGVRITRLEFVHDAAVAS; translated from the coding sequence ATGACCCGGCCGTCGCCTCCCGCCGCCCCGTTGACCGGGCGCCTGCCCGCGTCCACGCCGGGCCAGGCCCTGCTGTCGCGCCTGGCCTTCGATGCGCGTTTCAGCCGCTGGCTGAGCGAGACCTTGCGGCATCCGTCGGTGTCGGTGTCCCGACGCGCCAGTGGCGGTCGCTGGCGGCTGAGCTGCGACAGCGACCACGGCCGGTTCAGCCTCGCGGTCGACATCGCGGACTGGCCCGCCCTGCAACTCGCTGTCGCCATGGACGATGCGGCCGATGCCTGCGCCGTGCTCACCGTCTTGCTGGCCCCCTGGGCCGAGGCCCTGGCGCCCGCGCTGGGCACGGTGCGGGTGGCGGCGGTCGCCCCCATCGACGGCCCTTCGCCCGAGGTGGCCGTGGTGAGCTTCGGCGACCTCCGCATCGGCTGGCACGACGCCGATGCCGACTTGCTGGACCGCCTCAGCCTGCTCTGCCTGCGGCCCGGCGTCACCGACATCCAACCCTTTGCCGCGCTGCCGCTGCGATCGCGCCTGCGGCTGCTGGCCCGATCCCTGCCGCGTGCGGTGCTGCAGTCGCTGCGCATCGGCGACGTGGTGCTGGCCGGCGACCAGGCGCCGCTGCTGCTGTGCGGCGTGGGCCGCACGCTGCAGGCCCGCGTCCACATCCATCCCAAGGAGTTCACCGTGCATGTTGCCGAGTCCCCCTATGTCGCCGAAGACCCCGGTGTGCCCGACGCCCCGGCCGCCAGCGCCAGCACCTTGGACGAGCTGCAGCTGCCGGTCGCGTTCGAGCTCGACACCGCGCGGGTGAGCCTGGCCGATCTGGCCAACATGGCGCCGGGCTATGCGGTGGAGCTGGATGTGCCGCTGGCCGAGGCGGCCGTGCGCCTCATCTGCCACGGCCAGACGCTGGGCCACGGTCAGTTGATCGCCATCGGCGACCGGCTGGGCGTTCGCATCACCCGCCTGGAGTTCGTGCATGACGCCGCTGTCGCAAGCTGA